GTCGGCGTGATTCGAGCATTGCGGGACGGCGGAGCAGAGGTTTGGCCGGGTGCTTGGACGGCCGAAAACGTAACTCTTTTAAAAATGTGACACTAATTGCGTAGTAATAATGCGCATATGTGCACAATGTGCGTTTTTTGACTGGACGGCCAAGAAACGTCCCTATATAAGCCGTGCATCTTCACCACTCTGGGATTGTTATGGCTTTTGCCCCAACGATATCGGCGTTCGACGCCTCGTGGCTGCGCGGTCTTTCTGGTTTGTTTGTCAAACCGGCCCGCTTGCAGATCGCGGCGTTATGCTGTCGGAAAGGTGAACGAGAGCCAGAGATCCTTCTCGTGTCGACGCGGGACACTGGCCGGCTGATTTTGCCGAAGGGATGGCCCGAAGCGGACATGCCGGCCTTCGAGACGGCTCTGCTCGAAGCCTACGAAGAGGCGGGTGTGATCGGCAAGGCAGATCGGCGGCCTCTGGGCAGTTTCCGGTCCTACAAGGGGCTTGCAAGTGGCTTGAAACTGCGCACCAAGGTGCTCGTTTTCAAGGTTGAATTTGAAAGCCAAGTCGACAATTTTCCTGAGCTGGGGCAACGCAAGCGCATTTGGATGACCGTTTCGGAGGCCATCGAAAAG
This window of the Roseibium alexandrii DFL-11 genome carries:
- a CDS encoding NUDIX hydrolase, whose product is MAFAPTISAFDASWLRGLSGLFVKPARLQIAALCCRKGEREPEILLVSTRDTGRLILPKGWPEADMPAFETALLEAYEEAGVIGKADRRPLGSFRSYKGLASGLKLRTKVLVFKVEFESQVDNFPELGQRKRIWMTVSEAIEKADEPALRRFLKRHRNQLF